The Ruania alba genome window below encodes:
- a CDS encoding Hsp20/alpha crystallin family protein translates to MTLMFDPFRDFDRRSNARGPRWMPMDLYRSGDEFVVDVDLPGVAPDSIDLDVDGNVLTVQAERVVAQPEGGRWLAQERPSGSYRRQLTLGDGLSTDEISASYAHGVLTLRIPVAERAKPRKIAVQAAEETPQVESGQTDAA, encoded by the coding sequence ATGACTCTCATGTTCGACCCCTTCCGCGACTTCGACCGCCGCAGCAACGCCCGCGGGCCGCGCTGGATGCCGATGGACCTGTACCGCTCGGGCGACGAGTTCGTCGTCGACGTGGACCTGCCGGGCGTGGCCCCGGACTCGATCGACCTGGACGTGGACGGCAACGTCCTCACCGTGCAGGCCGAGCGCGTCGTGGCCCAGCCCGAGGGTGGTCGATGGCTGGCGCAGGAGCGTCCGTCCGGTTCCTATCGCCGTCAGCTCACCCTCGGCGACGGCCTGAGTACTGACGAGATCAGCGCCAGCTACGCCCATGGCGTGCTGACCCTGCGGATCCCGGTGGCCGAGCGGGCCAAGCCGCGCAAGATCGCCGTGCAGGCGGCGGAGGAAACGCCGCAGGTGGAGTCGGGTCAGACCGACGCGGCCTGA
- a CDS encoding BNR-4 repeat-containing protein encodes MVATTPTHDIHTFNDNGAWCWFQDERALIDPATNTLMIGSVAAAEGPGGDERSGNIELAVTDLASGSTEIVVLHEQLEVDDHNDPALWIRPDGRYLAMYTKHKTDDQQRWRISTRPHDATQWGPEHTFDWTELTGGRGATYSNLHYLADEDRLYAFVRAINDDPSILISDDHGETFRYGGKLFTRPKIGYVNGYTRYASNGTDRIDLITTDHHPRNYDNSIYHGYIRGGSLHRSEGTVVDSSVLDPEAPSQVELTTVLATGTVLTDSPLTHAWTTDIRQGKDSQSGQIAAVLTARANDEPENSNFSDHRFVYARHDGAAWQVFPLAKAGANLLPHEEDYTGLASIDPYDLDSLYLSAPIDPRDGAELAHHEIFHGRTSDGGATWEWTPITEDSGADNLRPIVVPGDPTTLAVTWFRGSMTASQHYDCRVVGIVSQRP; translated from the coding sequence ATGGTTGCGACGACGCCCACCCACGACATCCACACCTTCAACGACAATGGCGCCTGGTGCTGGTTCCAGGACGAGCGCGCCCTCATCGACCCCGCAACGAACACGCTGATGATCGGCTCGGTGGCGGCCGCTGAGGGGCCGGGCGGCGACGAGCGATCGGGCAACATCGAGCTCGCCGTGACCGATCTTGCCTCCGGCAGCACCGAGATCGTCGTGCTGCACGAGCAGCTCGAGGTCGACGACCACAACGACCCTGCCCTGTGGATCCGCCCGGACGGTCGATACCTGGCGATGTACACCAAGCACAAGACCGACGACCAGCAGCGCTGGCGCATCTCCACCCGTCCGCACGACGCCACACAGTGGGGTCCCGAGCACACCTTCGACTGGACCGAGCTGACCGGCGGACGCGGCGCCACCTACTCGAACCTGCACTACCTGGCCGACGAGGACCGCCTGTATGCCTTCGTCCGGGCGATCAACGACGACCCCTCCATCCTGATCTCCGACGACCACGGCGAGACCTTCCGCTACGGCGGCAAGCTGTTCACTCGCCCGAAGATCGGCTACGTCAACGGCTACACCCGATACGCCTCCAACGGGACCGATCGCATCGACCTCATCACCACCGATCATCACCCTCGCAACTACGACAACTCGATCTACCACGGCTATATCCGCGGTGGATCCCTGCACCGCAGTGAGGGCACCGTCGTGGACAGCTCAGTCCTGGATCCGGAGGCGCCGTCGCAGGTGGAGCTGACCACCGTGCTGGCCACGGGCACCGTGCTGACCGACTCCCCGCTCACGCACGCCTGGACCACCGATATTCGCCAGGGGAAAGACAGCCAGTCCGGTCAGATCGCGGCGGTGCTCACCGCACGGGCGAACGACGAACCGGAGAACAGCAACTTCTCCGACCACCGGTTCGTCTATGCCCGGCACGACGGCGCAGCCTGGCAGGTCTTCCCGCTCGCCAAGGCGGGGGCGAACCTGCTCCCGCACGAGGAGGACTACACCGGCCTGGCCTCGATCGACCCCTACGACCTGGACTCGCTCTACCTGTCCGCACCCATCGACCCGCGCGACGGGGCCGAGCTGGCACACCACGAGATCTTCCACGGGCGCACGTCCGACGGCGGAGCCACCTGGGAGTGGACGCCGATCACCGAGGACTCAGGCGCGGACAACCTGCGTCCGATCGTGGTGCCAGGCGATCCGACCACCCTCGCCGTCACCTGGTTCCGTGGCTCGATGACGGCGTCGCAGCACTATGACTGCCGGGTGGTCGGGATCGTCAGTCAGCGACCTTGA